Proteins from a genomic interval of Equus quagga isolate Etosha38 chromosome 11, UCLA_HA_Equagga_1.0, whole genome shotgun sequence:
- the PER1 gene encoding period circadian protein homolog 1 isoform X2, with product MVVARGPGGRTRRGAWVGALRPISLRGVATWPVGGPGEASQSRCGPGWEEIGLCVHAERTNSQSPSPPSSSIAYSLLSASSEQDNPSTSGCSSEQSARARTQKELMMALRELKLRLPPECRGKGRSGTLATLQYALACVKQVQANQEYYQQWSLEEGEACAMDMSTYSLEELEHITSEYTLRNQDTFSVAVSFLTGRIVYISEQAGILLHCKRDVFRGARFSELLAPQDVGVFYGSTAPSRLPTWGTGASAGSGLKDFTQEKSVFCRIRGGPDWDLGPRYQPFRLTPYVTKIRISDAAPVQPCCLLIAERIHSGYEAPRIPPDKRIFTTRHTPSCLFQDVDERAAPLLGYLPQDLLGAPVLLFLHPEDRPLMLAIHKKILQLAGQPFDHSPIRFCARNGEYVTMDTSWAGFVHPWSRKVAFVLGRHKVRTAPLNEDVFTPPAPSPALSLDSDIQELSEQIHRLLLQPVHSPSPSGLCGVGPVTSPGPLLSPGFSSDSNGGDAEGPGPPVPVTFQQICKDVHLVKHQGQQLFIESRARPPPRPRLPATGTFKAKTLPNQSPDPDLEAAPAPIQAPLALIPEEAERKEASTCSYQQINCLDSILRYLESCNIPSTTKRKCASSSSCTTSSASDDDKQRTGPLSVGAKKDPSAVLSGEGATLQKEPVVGGTLSPLALANKAESVVSVTSQCSFSSTIVHVGDKKPPESDIIMMEDLPGLAPGPAPSPAPSPTVAPDPAPDAYRPVGLTKAVLSLHTQKEEQAFLSRFRDLGKLRGLGSSLAPSAPGERGRVQPRLAGGAPRLSVPAGILADEPEAPAHSSMDPPCLLPSASVPPSSLRPQLDPSCCHHGPTPPGRRHHCRSKAKRSRHHQTPRAEAPCYVSHPSPVPPSAPWPPPPATTPFPAVVQPYPLPVFSPQGSPQPLPPAPTSVPPAAFPAPLVTPMVALVLPNYLFPTPSSCPYGVPQTPVEGPPTPASYSPSLSLPALAPSPPHRPDSPLFNSRCSSPLQLNLLQLEEPLRVEGGAVAGGPGSSAGPPPPSEEAAEPEARLVEVTESSNQDALSGSSDLLELLLQEDSRSGTGSAASGSLGSGLGSGSGSGSHEGGSTSASITRSSQSSHTSKYFGSIDSSEAEAGAAQARAEPGDQVIKYVLQDPIWLLMANADQHVMMTYQVPSRDMASVLKQDRERLRAMQKQQPRFSEDQRRELGAVHSWVRKGQLPRALDVMACVDCGSSTQDPGHPDDSLFSELDGLGLEPMEEGGGGGGDGGEGEGGEGARAQAGARVSSSQDLAMEEEEQGGNSSSLALPATENGTS from the exons ATGGTGGTGGCGCGGGGGCCGGGCGGCCGCACGCGGCGCGGGGCATGGGTCGGCGCCCTTAGGCCAATAAGCTTGAGGGGCGTGGCAACTTGGCCGGTGGGCGGGCCTGGAGAAGCGAGTCAGAGTCGCTGTGGTCCTGGTTGGGAAGAAATTGGACTCTGCGTACACGCCGAACG CACAAATTCTCAGAGCCCATCCCCACCCAGCAGTTCCATTGCCTACAGCCTCCTGAGTGCCAGCTCGGAGCAGGACAACCCATCTACCAGTGGCTGCAG CAGTGAACAGTCAGCTCGAGCAAGAACCCAGAAGGAACTCATGATGGCGCTGCGGGAGCTCAAGCTTCGGCTGCCACCAGAGTGCCGGGGCAAGGGCCGCTCTGGGACCCTTGCCACACTACAGTACGCGCTGGCTTGTGTCAAGCAGGTTCAGG CCAACCAGGAATACTACCAGCAGTGGAGCCTGGAGGAGGGTGAGGCTTGTGCCATGGACATGTCCACCTAcagcctggaggagctggagcacATTACGTCCGAGTACACGCTTCGCAACCAG GATACCTTCTCCGTGGCTGTCTCTTTCCTGACAGGCCGCATCGTCTACATTTCGGAGCAGGCAGGTATCCTGCTGCACTGCAAGCGGGATGTGTTCCGGGGTGCCCGCTTCTCAGAGCTCTTGGCTCCCCAGGATGTGGGCGTCTTCTATGGTTCCACTGCCCCATCTCGCCTGCCCACCTGGGGCACTGGGGCCTCGGCAG GTTCAGGCCTCAAGGATTTCACCCAGGAAAAGTCTGTCTTCTGCCGTATCAG AGGAGGTCCTGACTGGGATCTAGGGCCTCGGTACCAGCCATTCCGCCTAACTCCATATGTGACCAAGATCCGGATCTCAGATGCGGCCCCCGTGCAGCCGTGCTGCCTGCTCATTGCAGAGCGCATCCACTCCGGTTACGAAG CTCCCCGGATCCCCCCTGACAAGAGGATCTTCACCACACGGCACACGCCCAGTTGCCTCTTCCAGGATGTGGATGAAAG GGCTGCCCCACTGCTCGGCTACCTCCCTCAGGACCTCCTGGGGGCCCCAGTGCTCCTGTTCCTGCATCCTGAGGACCGACCCCTCATGCTGGCCATCCACAAGAAGA TCCTGCAGCTGGCTGGCCAGCCCTTTGACCACTCTCCTATCCGCTTCTGCGCCCGTAATGGAGAGTATGTCACCATGGACACCAGCTGGGCTGGCTTCGTGCATCCCTGGAGCCGCAAGGTGGCCTTTGTGTTGGGCCGCCACAAAGTACGCAC GGCACCCCTGAATGAGGATGTGTTCActcccccggcccccagcccagctctgtcCTTGGACTCTGATATCCAGGAGCTCTCTGAGCAGATCCACCGGCTGCTCTTACAG ccTGTGCACAGCCCCAGCCCCTCGGGGCTTTGTGGAGTCGGCCCTGTGACCTCCCCTGGCCCTCTCCTCAGCCCTGGCTTCTCCAGTGATAGCAACGGGGGTGATGCTGAGGGGCCTGGGCCTCCTGTCCCG GTGACCTTCCAGCAGATCTGTAAGGATGTTCATCTGGTGAAGCATCAGGGGCAGCAGCTTTTTATTGAGTCCCGGGCCCGGCCTCCACCCCGGCCCCGCCTCCCTG CTACAGGCACATTCAAGGCTAAGACCCTTCCAAACCAGTCCCCAGACCCAGACCTGGAGGCAGCTCCTGCTCCAATCCAGGCCCCACTAGCCTTGATCCCTGAGGAGGCTGAGAGGAAAGAAGCCTCCACTTGTTCCTACCAGCAGATAAACTGCCTGGACAGCATCCTCAG GTACCTGGAGAGCTGCAACATCCCCAGCACCACCAAGCGTAAatgtgcctcctcctcttcttgcacCACCTCTTCAGCCTCTGACGATGATAAGCAGAGGACAGGTCCACTCTCTGTGGGGGCCAAGAAAG ATCCATCAGCAGTGCTGTCTGGGGAGGGGGCCACCCTGCAAAAGGAGCCGGTGGTGGGAGGCACCCTGAGCCCACTTGCCCTGGCCAATAAGGCGGAGAGCGTAGTATCCGTCACAAGTCAGTGTAGCTTCAGCTCCACAATCGTCCATGTGGGAGACAAGAAGCCCCCGGAGTCGG ACATCATCATGATGGAGGACCTGCCTGGCCtggctccaggcccagctcccagcccagcccccagccctacGGTAGCCCCTGACCCAGCCCCAGATGCTTACCGCCCGGTGGGCCTGACCAAGGCCGTGCTGTCCCTGCACACGCAGAAGGAGGAGCAAGCCTTCCTCAGCCGCTTCCGTGACCTCGGCAAGCTGCGTGGACTTGGCAGCTCCTTGGCCCCATCGGCCCCTGGCGAGCGAG GCAGAGTGCAGCCTCGACTGGCAGGAGGAGCTCCCAGGCTGTCAGTGCCTGCAGGAATTTTGGCGGATGAACCAGAGGCGCCTGCCCATTCGTCCATGGACCCACCCTGCCTCCTTCCATCTGCCAGCGTGCCTCCATCTTCTCTGCGCCCCCAGCTCGACCCCTCAT GCTGCCACCATGGCCCCACACCCCCCGGCCGCCGACACCACTGCCGATCCAAAGCCAAGCGCTCACGCCACCACCAGACCCCCCGGGCTGAAGCCCCCTGCTATGTATCCCACCCCTCACCTGTGCCACCCTCTGCCCCCTGGCCCCCACCACCAGCCACTACTCCCTTCCCAGCTGTGGTCCAGCCCTACCCCCTCCCAGTATTCTCCCCACAAGGAAGcccccagcctcttcctcctgcccccacatcAGTGCCTCCTGCAGCTTTCCCTGCCCCCCTGGTGACCCCAATGGTGGCCTTGGTGCTCCCTAACTATCTGTTCCCTACCCCATCCAGCTGTCCCTATGGGGTACCCCAGACCCCCGTCGAGGGGCCTCCTACCCCTGCCTCCTACTCcccttctctgtccctccctgcactggcccccagccctccccaccgcCCAGACTCTCCACTATTCAACTCGAGATGCAGCTCCCCACTCCAGCTAAATTTGCTGCAGCTTGAGGAGCCCCTGCGTGTTGAGGGGGGTGCTGTTGCAGGGGGTCCTGGGAGCAGTGCTGGGCCCCCGCCTCCCAGTGAGGAGGCCGCTGAACCAGAGGCCAGACTG gtGGAGGTAACTGAGTCCTCCAATCAGGACGCGCTTTCTGGCTCCAGTGACCTGCTAGAGTTGCTGCTGCAAGAGGACTCTCGCTCTGGCACAGGCTCTGCTGCCTCAGGCTCGTTGGGCTCTGGCTTGGGCTCTGGGTCTGGTTCAGGCTCCCATGAGGGGGGCAGCACCTCAGCCAGCATCACAC GCAGTAGTCAGAGCAGCCACACAAGCAAGTACTTCGGCAGCATCGACTCTTCcgaggctgaggctggggctgccCAGGCCAGGGCTGAGCCTGGGGACCAGGTCATTAAGTATGTGCTCCAGGATCCCATCTGGCTGCTGATGGCCAATGCTGACCAGCATGTCATGATGACTTACCAGGTGCCCTCCAG ggacatggcctCTGTGTTGAAGCAGGACCGGGAGCGGCTCCGGGCCATGCAGAAGCAGCAGCCTCGGTTCTCGGAGGACCAGCGGAGGGAACTGGGTGCTGTGCACTCCTGGGTCCGGAAGGGCCAGCTGCCTCGGGCCCTGGATGTGATG GCCTGTGTGGACTGCGGTAGTAGCACCCAAGACCCTGGCCACCCTGATGACTCACTCTTCTCGGAACTGGATGGACTAGGGCTGGAGCCCATGGAGGagggtggtggcggtggtggcgATGGAGGCGAGGGCGAGGGTGGAGAGGGGGCCCGAGCCCAAGCTGGGGCCAGGGTCTCAAGCTCTCAGGACCTGGccatggaggaggaggaacaagGTGGGAACTCATCCAGTCTAGCCTTACCTGCCACAGAAAATGGCACCAGCTAG
- the PER1 gene encoding period circadian protein homolog 1 isoform X5, with amino-acid sequence MQPASWPRGASTRLLAATAAGRRPEGARAASTNSQSPSPPSSSIAYSLLSASSEQDNPSTSGCSSEQSARARTQKELMMALRELKLRLPPECRGKGRSGTLATLQYALACVKQVQANQEYYQQWSLEEGEACAMDMSTYSLEELEHITSEYTLRNQDTFSVAVSFLTGRIVYISEQAGILLHCKRDVFRGARFSELLAPQDVGVFYGSTAPSRLPTWGTGASAGSGLKDFTQEKSVFCRIRGGPDWDLGPRYQPFRLTPYVTKIRISDAAPVQPCCLLIAERIHSGYEAPRIPPDKRIFTTRHTPSCLFQDVDERAAPLLGYLPQDLLGAPVLLFLHPEDRPLMLAIHKKILQLAGQPFDHSPIRFCARNGEYVTMDTSWAGFVHPWSRKVAFVLGRHKVRTAPLNEDVFTPPAPSPALSLDSDIQELSEQIHRLLLQPVHSPSPSGLCGVGPVTSPGPLLSPGFSSDSNGGDAEGPGPPVPVTFQQICKDVHLVKHQGQQLFIESRARPPPRPRLPATGTFKAKTLPNQSPDPDLEAAPAPIQAPLALIPEEAERKEASTCSYQQINCLDSILRYLESCNIPSTTKRKCASSSSCTTSSASDDDKQRTGPLSVGAKKDPSAVLSGEGATLQKEPVVGGTLSPLALANKAESVVSVTSQCSFSSTIVHVGDKKPPESDIIMMEDLPGLAPGPAPSPAPSPTVAPDPAPDAYRPVGLTKAVLSLHTQKEEQAFLSRFRDLGKLRGLGSSLAPSAPGERGRVQPRLAGGAPRLSVPAGILADEPEAPAHSSMDPPCLLPSASVPPSSLRPQLDPSCCHHGPTPPGRRHHCRSKAKRSRHHQTPRAEAPCYVSHPSPVPPSAPWPPPPATTPFPAVVQPYPLPVFSPQGSPQPLPPAPTSVPPAAFPAPLVTPMVALVLPNYLFPTPSSCPYGVPQTPVEGPPTPASYSPSLSLPALAPSPPHRPDSPLFNSRCSSPLQLNLLQLEEPLRVEGGAVAGGPGSSAGPPPPSEEAAEPEARLVEVTESSNQDALSGSSDLLELLLQEDSRSGTGSAASGSLGSGLGSGSGSGSHEGGSTSASITRSSQSSHTSKYFGSIDSSEAEAGAAQARAEPGDQVIKYVLQDPIWLLMANADQHVMMTYQVPSRDMASVLKQDRERLRAMQKQQPRFSEDQRRELGAVHSWVRKGQLPRALDVMACVDCGSSTQDPGHPDDSLFSELDGLGLEPMEEGGGGGGDGGEGEGGEGARAQAGARVSSSQDLAMEEEEQGGNSSSLALPATENGTS; translated from the exons ATGCAACCCGCCTCCTGGCCCCGCGGAGCTTCCACTCGGTTGCTGGCTGCAACGGCGGCGGGCAGGCGGCCGGAGGGCGCTCGCGCGGCCAG CACAAATTCTCAGAGCCCATCCCCACCCAGCAGTTCCATTGCCTACAGCCTCCTGAGTGCCAGCTCGGAGCAGGACAACCCATCTACCAGTGGCTGCAG CAGTGAACAGTCAGCTCGAGCAAGAACCCAGAAGGAACTCATGATGGCGCTGCGGGAGCTCAAGCTTCGGCTGCCACCAGAGTGCCGGGGCAAGGGCCGCTCTGGGACCCTTGCCACACTACAGTACGCGCTGGCTTGTGTCAAGCAGGTTCAGG CCAACCAGGAATACTACCAGCAGTGGAGCCTGGAGGAGGGTGAGGCTTGTGCCATGGACATGTCCACCTAcagcctggaggagctggagcacATTACGTCCGAGTACACGCTTCGCAACCAG GATACCTTCTCCGTGGCTGTCTCTTTCCTGACAGGCCGCATCGTCTACATTTCGGAGCAGGCAGGTATCCTGCTGCACTGCAAGCGGGATGTGTTCCGGGGTGCCCGCTTCTCAGAGCTCTTGGCTCCCCAGGATGTGGGCGTCTTCTATGGTTCCACTGCCCCATCTCGCCTGCCCACCTGGGGCACTGGGGCCTCGGCAG GTTCAGGCCTCAAGGATTTCACCCAGGAAAAGTCTGTCTTCTGCCGTATCAG AGGAGGTCCTGACTGGGATCTAGGGCCTCGGTACCAGCCATTCCGCCTAACTCCATATGTGACCAAGATCCGGATCTCAGATGCGGCCCCCGTGCAGCCGTGCTGCCTGCTCATTGCAGAGCGCATCCACTCCGGTTACGAAG CTCCCCGGATCCCCCCTGACAAGAGGATCTTCACCACACGGCACACGCCCAGTTGCCTCTTCCAGGATGTGGATGAAAG GGCTGCCCCACTGCTCGGCTACCTCCCTCAGGACCTCCTGGGGGCCCCAGTGCTCCTGTTCCTGCATCCTGAGGACCGACCCCTCATGCTGGCCATCCACAAGAAGA TCCTGCAGCTGGCTGGCCAGCCCTTTGACCACTCTCCTATCCGCTTCTGCGCCCGTAATGGAGAGTATGTCACCATGGACACCAGCTGGGCTGGCTTCGTGCATCCCTGGAGCCGCAAGGTGGCCTTTGTGTTGGGCCGCCACAAAGTACGCAC GGCACCCCTGAATGAGGATGTGTTCActcccccggcccccagcccagctctgtcCTTGGACTCTGATATCCAGGAGCTCTCTGAGCAGATCCACCGGCTGCTCTTACAG ccTGTGCACAGCCCCAGCCCCTCGGGGCTTTGTGGAGTCGGCCCTGTGACCTCCCCTGGCCCTCTCCTCAGCCCTGGCTTCTCCAGTGATAGCAACGGGGGTGATGCTGAGGGGCCTGGGCCTCCTGTCCCG GTGACCTTCCAGCAGATCTGTAAGGATGTTCATCTGGTGAAGCATCAGGGGCAGCAGCTTTTTATTGAGTCCCGGGCCCGGCCTCCACCCCGGCCCCGCCTCCCTG CTACAGGCACATTCAAGGCTAAGACCCTTCCAAACCAGTCCCCAGACCCAGACCTGGAGGCAGCTCCTGCTCCAATCCAGGCCCCACTAGCCTTGATCCCTGAGGAGGCTGAGAGGAAAGAAGCCTCCACTTGTTCCTACCAGCAGATAAACTGCCTGGACAGCATCCTCAG GTACCTGGAGAGCTGCAACATCCCCAGCACCACCAAGCGTAAatgtgcctcctcctcttcttgcacCACCTCTTCAGCCTCTGACGATGATAAGCAGAGGACAGGTCCACTCTCTGTGGGGGCCAAGAAAG ATCCATCAGCAGTGCTGTCTGGGGAGGGGGCCACCCTGCAAAAGGAGCCGGTGGTGGGAGGCACCCTGAGCCCACTTGCCCTGGCCAATAAGGCGGAGAGCGTAGTATCCGTCACAAGTCAGTGTAGCTTCAGCTCCACAATCGTCCATGTGGGAGACAAGAAGCCCCCGGAGTCGG ACATCATCATGATGGAGGACCTGCCTGGCCtggctccaggcccagctcccagcccagcccccagccctacGGTAGCCCCTGACCCAGCCCCAGATGCTTACCGCCCGGTGGGCCTGACCAAGGCCGTGCTGTCCCTGCACACGCAGAAGGAGGAGCAAGCCTTCCTCAGCCGCTTCCGTGACCTCGGCAAGCTGCGTGGACTTGGCAGCTCCTTGGCCCCATCGGCCCCTGGCGAGCGAG GCAGAGTGCAGCCTCGACTGGCAGGAGGAGCTCCCAGGCTGTCAGTGCCTGCAGGAATTTTGGCGGATGAACCAGAGGCGCCTGCCCATTCGTCCATGGACCCACCCTGCCTCCTTCCATCTGCCAGCGTGCCTCCATCTTCTCTGCGCCCCCAGCTCGACCCCTCAT GCTGCCACCATGGCCCCACACCCCCCGGCCGCCGACACCACTGCCGATCCAAAGCCAAGCGCTCACGCCACCACCAGACCCCCCGGGCTGAAGCCCCCTGCTATGTATCCCACCCCTCACCTGTGCCACCCTCTGCCCCCTGGCCCCCACCACCAGCCACTACTCCCTTCCCAGCTGTGGTCCAGCCCTACCCCCTCCCAGTATTCTCCCCACAAGGAAGcccccagcctcttcctcctgcccccacatcAGTGCCTCCTGCAGCTTTCCCTGCCCCCCTGGTGACCCCAATGGTGGCCTTGGTGCTCCCTAACTATCTGTTCCCTACCCCATCCAGCTGTCCCTATGGGGTACCCCAGACCCCCGTCGAGGGGCCTCCTACCCCTGCCTCCTACTCcccttctctgtccctccctgcactggcccccagccctccccaccgcCCAGACTCTCCACTATTCAACTCGAGATGCAGCTCCCCACTCCAGCTAAATTTGCTGCAGCTTGAGGAGCCCCTGCGTGTTGAGGGGGGTGCTGTTGCAGGGGGTCCTGGGAGCAGTGCTGGGCCCCCGCCTCCCAGTGAGGAGGCCGCTGAACCAGAGGCCAGACTG gtGGAGGTAACTGAGTCCTCCAATCAGGACGCGCTTTCTGGCTCCAGTGACCTGCTAGAGTTGCTGCTGCAAGAGGACTCTCGCTCTGGCACAGGCTCTGCTGCCTCAGGCTCGTTGGGCTCTGGCTTGGGCTCTGGGTCTGGTTCAGGCTCCCATGAGGGGGGCAGCACCTCAGCCAGCATCACAC GCAGTAGTCAGAGCAGCCACACAAGCAAGTACTTCGGCAGCATCGACTCTTCcgaggctgaggctggggctgccCAGGCCAGGGCTGAGCCTGGGGACCAGGTCATTAAGTATGTGCTCCAGGATCCCATCTGGCTGCTGATGGCCAATGCTGACCAGCATGTCATGATGACTTACCAGGTGCCCTCCAG ggacatggcctCTGTGTTGAAGCAGGACCGGGAGCGGCTCCGGGCCATGCAGAAGCAGCAGCCTCGGTTCTCGGAGGACCAGCGGAGGGAACTGGGTGCTGTGCACTCCTGGGTCCGGAAGGGCCAGCTGCCTCGGGCCCTGGATGTGATG GCCTGTGTGGACTGCGGTAGTAGCACCCAAGACCCTGGCCACCCTGATGACTCACTCTTCTCGGAACTGGATGGACTAGGGCTGGAGCCCATGGAGGagggtggtggcggtggtggcgATGGAGGCGAGGGCGAGGGTGGAGAGGGGGCCCGAGCCCAAGCTGGGGCCAGGGTCTCAAGCTCTCAGGACCTGGccatggaggaggaggaacaagGTGGGAACTCATCCAGTCTAGCCTTACCTGCCACAGAAAATGGCACCAGCTAG